The proteins below are encoded in one region of Parvicella tangerina:
- a CDS encoding rhomboid family intramembrane serine protease — protein sequence MSQSSFWNKKLFFFKPVLLTTLVLGALYSLIYYSIFIIGENNWFKEQLWYFWFPGTLPIIPMAFIAWKYSKAYTFSNSRFGAIDIFFVTTAFAGLFTGLSANLIHNLSMTQQTVHSPSEIINSDADYLQLNEIKVIPIYFRHTSYSTSFKRYGPDDIIVKVYLAAPIATRNDTSFFYFKSYRKNIGNPSNHQVELATGLLQNSAEADFKAITELNGQWTYRNRNTWAQEDLVKLIHKNDPYKNHTVIMLEDVKTSKAFSSSSLIWPFIPLIGQFIFFLVAFSKKTEFHTKIADKINENPFHIGEKELQNYQKSLSNGKITIGYASLCLIIFLSMILLGADPMNIGNDYTNLWSLGRKTTEKGQYWQFFTYAFVHANLIHIFMNTLVILLLGVMLESVLKWRLTLLLLIVGMIGSGMVSYYMNYDIGNASVGASGAGMALGGAVLGLYLHKELRSELTAILIVSLIFTVPTLLFGFSILVDNWAHIGGVMVGIVFGAVAGIWLKSKPING from the coding sequence ATGAGCCAATCATCCTTCTGGAATAAAAAGCTATTTTTCTTTAAACCGGTGTTACTAACCACACTGGTTCTAGGAGCACTCTACAGCCTAATTTATTACAGTATTTTCATTATTGGCGAAAACAACTGGTTCAAAGAACAACTCTGGTATTTTTGGTTTCCCGGCACACTTCCCATAATTCCAATGGCTTTTATTGCTTGGAAATACTCCAAAGCATATACCTTTTCCAACTCAAGATTTGGTGCGATCGACATTTTCTTTGTTACCACTGCTTTTGCGGGTCTATTCACTGGATTAAGTGCTAACCTGATCCATAACCTATCCATGACGCAGCAAACCGTCCACTCACCTTCTGAAATAATCAACAGCGATGCAGATTATCTACAACTCAATGAGATCAAGGTTATCCCTATATACTTTAGACACACCTCCTACTCCACTAGTTTTAAACGATACGGACCGGATGACATCATCGTAAAAGTCTATCTGGCAGCTCCTATAGCGACAAGAAATGACACCTCTTTTTTCTATTTTAAGTCCTACCGAAAAAACATTGGTAACCCAAGCAATCATCAAGTCGAGCTAGCAACAGGATTATTACAAAACAGCGCTGAAGCTGACTTTAAAGCGATAACGGAACTCAACGGACAGTGGACATACCGTAATAGGAATACCTGGGCACAAGAAGATCTGGTAAAACTGATCCATAAAAACGACCCGTATAAAAACCACACCGTTATCATGCTGGAAGACGTAAAAACGTCTAAAGCATTCAGTAGCTCAAGCCTGATCTGGCCATTCATACCGCTTATAGGACAGTTCATCTTTTTCTTAGTGGCCTTCTCCAAAAAAACCGAGTTTCATACCAAAATAGCTGATAAGATTAATGAGAACCCGTTTCATATAGGTGAAAAAGAGCTCCAAAACTACCAGAAATCACTGAGTAATGGTAAGATCACCATAGGTTATGCGAGCCTTTGTCTAATCATTTTTCTATCCATGATTTTGCTGGGTGCTGATCCAATGAACATTGGTAATGATTACACGAATCTATGGAGCTTAGGGAGAAAAACTACCGAAAAAGGTCAATACTGGCAGTTCTTCACCTATGCATTTGTGCACGCCAACCTGATCCATATCTTCATGAATACCTTGGTCATTTTACTACTTGGAGTAATGTTAGAGAGCGTACTCAAATGGCGACTAACGTTGCTGCTACTGATTGTTGGAATGATAGGTTCTGGAATGGTATCTTATTACATGAATTATGATATTGGCAATGCCTCTGTAGGAGCCAGCGGTGCAGGCATGGCCTTGGGAGGAGCTGTTTTAGGACTCTACCTGCATAAGGAACTACGTTCAGAATTAACTGCAATTCTAATCGTTTCTTTGATCTTTACCGTCCCCACCCTACTTTTCGGCTTTTCGATCCTGGTAGATAATTGGGCGCATATTGGTGGAGTGATGGTTGGAATCGTCTTCGGTGCGGTGGCTGGGATTTGGTTAAAGTCCAAGCCTATAAATGGATAA